In Sorghum bicolor cultivar BTx623 chromosome 10, Sorghum_bicolor_NCBIv3, whole genome shotgun sequence, one genomic interval encodes:
- the LOC8065449 gene encoding pectinesterase: MAPVTFSPPLLLLAILLLTTAGTTQCHGHGHGHNHKSQRHHTGGTRMPKKTAAASASSPPADTVHHAICHTTPHPVSCLVAVASHLDAAVAGAKVAEASAVSVQLLPPNVLSVVLASLHGAESALSSLSPTLSALSAPPAASPVPAGASLRRGAAQDCQELHAATLSSLSRSASLLAAAPGAEGLPAVRAHLAAALTNKATCLDGLAGASGPRLGGLLASLDDAYEHVSNSLALVAGRGVSAAGFVNAVAKTIHNRRLLQDDDGSGGDDDDSGGDDDDNDGDDSGGNTGQPAATVITVAKDGSGNFRTVGEAVAAAPNSSETRTVIHVKAGTYEENVEVPPYKKNIALVGEGRDTTVITGSRSAADGWTTFRSATFGVSGEGFLARDITFRNTAGAARGQAVALRVNADLAALYRCGVDAHQDALYAHSFRQFYRECAVSGTVDVVFGDAAAVLQACSLLARVPLPGQSVVLTAQGRADPNEDTGIALHHCTVVSAAGGGLPAGTRTFLGRPWGAYARAVVMDSYLGQVVDREGWLEWPGAEPSRRDTVYFGEYGNDGPGADTEGRVDWAGVRQMEYDEAAQFAVENFIYGDEWLGATSFPYDDDV; this comes from the exons ATGGCGCCCGTGACGTTCTCAccgccgctcctcctcctcgccatcCTTCTCCTCACCACCGCCGGCACAACTCAATGCCACGGTCACGGTCACGGCCACAATCACAAGAGCCAGCGCCACCACACCGGCGGAACTAGAATGCCCAAAAAGACCGCCGCGGCGAGCGCCAGCAGCCCTCCGGCCGACACCGTCCACCACGCCATCTGCCACACGACGCCGCACCCGGTGTCCTGCCTGGTGGCCGTTGCCTCGCACCTTGATGCCGCCGTCGCCGGCGCGAAGGTGGCCGAGGCGTCCGCTGTCTCTGTACAGCTCCTCCCGCCGAACGTGCTCTCCGTCGTGCTGGCGTCCCTCCACGGGGCGGAGTCGGCGCTGTCGTCGCTCTCCCCGACGCTCTCCGCTCTCTccgcgccgcccgccgcctcccCCGTGCCCGCGGGCGCCTCGCTCCGCCGCGGCGCCGCGCAGGACTGCCAGGAGCTCCACGCCGCCACGCTGTCGTCGCTCTCGCGTTCCGCGTCGCTGCTCGCCGCGGCGCCCGGCGCCGAGGGCCTCCCCGCCGTGCGCGCGCACCTCGCGGCCGCGCTCACCAACAAGGCCACCTGCCTCGACGGGCTCGCCGGCGCGTCCGGCCCGCGGCTCGGCGGCCTCCTCGCGTCCCTCGACGACGCGTACGAGCATGTCTCCAACTCGCTCGCCCTCGTCGCCGGTCGCGGCGTGTCTGCTGCTGGCTTCGTGAACGCCGTGGCGAAGACAATTCACAACCGGCGGCTTCTCCAGGACGACGACGGCAGCGGCGGAGACGACGATGACAGCGGCGGAGATGACGACGACAATGACGGGGATGACAGCGGTGGGAACACCGGGCAGCCGGCGGCGACGGTGATCACTGTGGCTAAGGATGGGTCGGGGAACTTCCGGACCGTGGGGgaagcggtggcggcggcgccgaaCAGCAGCGAGACGAGGACGGTGATCCACGTGAAGGCCGGGACGTACGAGGAGAACGTGGAGGTTCCGCCGTACAAGAAGAACATCGCCCTGGTCGGCGAAGGGCGCGACACGACGGTCATCACCGGCAGCCGCAGCGCCGCCGACGGCTGGACCACCTTTCGCTCGGCCACTTTCG GCGTCTCCGGCGAGGGTTTCCTGGCGCGCGACATCACGTTCCGCAACACGGCGGGCGCGGCCAGGGGCCAGGCGGTGGCGCTGCGGGTGAACGCGGACCTTGCCGCGCTGTACCGCTGCGGCGTGGACGCCCACCAGGACGCGCTGTACGCGCACTCGTTCCGGCAGTTCTACCGCGAGTGCGCCGTGTCCGGCACCGTCGACGTCGTCTtcggcgacgccgccgccgtgctgCAGGCCTGCTCGCTCCTCGCCAGGGTCCCCCTGCCGGGCCAGTCCGTCGTGCTCACGGCGCAGGGCCGCGCCGACCCCAACGAGGACACCGGCATCGCGCTGCACCACTGCACCGTCGtctccgccgccggcggcggcctgcCCGCCGGCACGCGCACGTTCCTGGGCCGGCCGTGGGGCGCGTACGCGCGCGCCGTGGTGATGGACTCCTACCTGGGCCAGGTCGTGGACCGGGAAGGGTGGCTCGAGTGGCCCGGCGCGGAGCCCAGTCGCCGGGACACGGTGTACTTCGGCGAGTACGGGAACGACGGGCCGGGCGCCGACACGGAGGGCCGCGTGGACTGGGCTGGAGTGCGGCAGATGGAGTACGACGAGGCGGCCCAGTTCGCCGTCGAGAACTTCATCTACGGCGACGAGTGGCTGGGCGCCACCTCCTTCCCCTACGATGACGACGTCTGA
- the LOC8077295 gene encoding uncharacterized protein LOC8077295, protein MYSFQPNGSPPFGCLLVNNFAFHQKPKMAARIPCHRHPSSSSSSMAMICPRSSTRQSSFRFRTSAHGSSASPHLSFTAVTDKKVQVFEDQLRGIVCYRDENGEMICEGYDEGPRLGMRLPEKASFPWPVGVRVTDFIQLATLQVFEDVDVRQLRSDQKRQL, encoded by the exons ATGTATTCTTTTCAGCCTAATGGAAGCCCACCCTTTGGTTGTTTGTTGgtgaacaactttgcttttcatCAGAAACCAAAAATGGCAGCCAGGATCCCTTGCCATCGtcacccttcttcctcctcctcctccatggcCATGATCTGCCCAAGGTCATCCACAAGGCAGTCATCCTTCAGGTTCAGGACCTCTGCTCATGGTAGCAGTGCTTCACCACACCTCTCCTTTACTGCTGTGACAGACAAGAAGGTTCAG GTGTTTGAGGACCAATTGAGAGGGATCGTATGCTACAGAGATGAGAACGGAGAGATGATATGTGAGGGGTACGACGAAGGCCCGAGGCTCGGAATGCGGTTGCCAGAGAAGGCCTCCTTCCCATG GCCTGTGGGGGTTCGGGTCACTGATTTCATCCAGCTAGCGACGCTCCAGGTTTTCGAGGACGTCGATGTTCGTCAGCTGAGGAGTGACCAGAAGAGGCAGCTCtga